ATATAGCGGGCATTCACCTGCTGGATAAGGGAACGATGCGCTATAACATCCCGTTCCTAGAGCGGTATGGCCTTGTTGGGCGAGCGATCTTAGTGAGGGGCTATAGGCGCCAGCAGGGGTTGATCGTTGAGAAGGGGAACCCCCATGGGATTCGGGGATTTGAGGACGTCATCCATAAGGGTTTGAAGTTTGTGAACAGAAACGCCGGATCCGGGACTAGGCTATTGATAGAATCGTGGATCAAGGACCTATCCGAGAGGGTTGGCATCGATGTCGAAACCCTAAGGGCGCGGGTCAAAGGATGGAGCTTCGAGGTCAATACCCATTCGGCCGTCGCATCGGCCGTGGCGAGGGGCATGGCGGATGTGGGCGTTGGCATAAGGCCGGCGGCGGAGGCGCATGGCTTGGATTTCATACCGCTGGCGGAGGAGGAATACGATTTCCTCATACCTGCGAGCAGGATTGAGAAGGATTCGGTCAAGGAATTCCTTTCAGCATTGAGATCGGATGATTTCAAGCGTGAGCTGGGGGCCAAGCTGCCCGGCTTCTTGATAACCGAGGATACCGGTAGGAGGATCCTATGATGCGCCGATTCGCTTTCAGAGAATCGTTTTAGGGGGGTTGATGCCCAATTGAAACGCATGGAATACGCAATAGAGTGCTCGAGGTGCGGTCGAGAGGCCCGGAGCTTATTGGACTTCAGATGTCAATGCGGCTCCCCCCTCAGGGTCAAGCCTTTGTCGGGTTTCAGGAGGGATCGGATCGAGGCGGGGGAGAGAGGCTTATGGCGATACTCGAGCTTCTTCCCTTATGTGAATGAGGGGGAGATCGTCACCTTAGGCGAGGGTTGGACGCCATTGGTTGAGCTCTCGGATGATCTATTCTTGAAGCTCGATCATTTGAACCCGACCGGCTCCTTCAAGGATAGGGGCTCCGCGGTGCTCATATCGGCCCTGAGGCCCCTATTGAGGGGATCCGGGAGATATATATCCGAGGATTCCTCCGGGAACGCCGGCGCCTCGATCGCTGCCTATGCCGCCCGAGCGGGCTTGAGGGCGAGGATCTATGTCCCAGAGGGGGCTTCAGGCCGCAAGGTGGAACAGGCAAGGGCCTATGGGGCCGAGGTCATAAGGGTTTCGGGCGACAGGGAGCGCGTAGCCTACGAGGCCCAAAGGCCCGAGCCGGGGAAGATCTACATCGGCCATATATACCATCCGCTCTTCAGGGATGGGATCAGGAGCCTAGCCTATGAGCTGGCGGAGCAATTCCGCTGGGAGCTACCGGATGCCATCTACCTCCCCACATCCGCCGGGACCTTGCTATTGGGAGTCCTAGATGGCCTAAGGCATTTGGAGGAGTCGGGCATCATCGATGGGCTCCCGGAAGTGGTGGCTTGCCAAACGGAGCAGGTCTCCCCCCTTTACCACCTCCTCAAGGGCCTGAAGTACGTCCCGCCGAGCAAGATCAATTCGATCGCCGATGCCCTGATAGGGACAAGCCCGCCGCTCTTGGATTTGATGGCGGAGGGGTTGAGGGATGCGGGCGGGGATGCGGAGATCGTCAGCGAGGGGCAGATATTCGAGGCGTTCGTTGAGCTCGCCAGTAAGGGTTTCTTCGTAGAGCCAAGCTCCGCCGTTGCCTACGCCGCATATAAGAAGCGGCTTGAGTCCGGGGGGGCCCCGAGGGGCGAAAGGACCCTGATCGTCTTAACCGGGAGCGGGCTGAAGAGCGAGCTCGGGCCAGCGCGCCCTCGGGGATGATCCCCATTGCGGCTGCCAAATCCCAAAAGCCCATTATGAGAAAAATTTTTATTGAGGGGTCGTGATGCCGAGAATCCCGATATACTAGGGGGTGAGCTCTCCTTGGCGAAGATCGGGGAGATCACCCTTGAGTTGAATAAGGATATCAAGAAGGGGGACAAGGTCTGCCTCAACGACATACTTTCCTTCACAGAGAGGGAGAAAAGAGACATAACAGTTGGGGAAGATGCCAAGAAGGGAGCTAAGGTAAAGCTGACGATAGAAACGGCGTGAGCTGGGGCGACCTTTCCCCCATCAAACCCCAAACCTTTTTTAAAGCCGGGTTGCGATTCAATGGCCGATCTATTCCTTAATCCTTGAAGGGCATAACCTCCGCCGCCTTTATCACAGCCCCTACTTCCCCACCCGATTTGATTCCCAGTTCCTCAATTGATCCATCGCCGATCAAAGCAGTTATCACCGCGGGCGCCTGAACCCTTTATCCTGCTTAGGTATCGCTCGGTCATCCCATAGGATCTCAGAGTTGGAGGGCCGCATCCGTTAGTTCCGCGCCTCCCTCCTTCCCGCCCCTCTTGGTCCTGAGGGTGGGTTGGCCCAACGCCTCCTGATCGAGCCTATCCCATGCATACTTAAAGGATGTGCCAACCCGCTTCGATGTCTTTGTTATCGAGACGCATTCTTGGATGGTCCTTGG
This region of Candidatus Bathyarchaeia archaeon genomic DNA includes:
- a CDS encoding pyridoxal-phosphate dependent enzyme — protein: MEYAIECSRCGREARSLLDFRCQCGSPLRVKPLSGFRRDRIEAGERGLWRYSSFFPYVNEGEIVTLGEGWTPLVELSDDLFLKLDHLNPTGSFKDRGSAVLISALRPLLRGSGRYISEDSSGNAGASIAAYAARAGLRARIYVPEGASGRKVEQARAYGAEVIRVSGDRERVAYEAQRPEPGKIYIGHIYHPLFRDGIRSLAYELAEQFRWELPDAIYLPTSAGTLLLGVLDGLRHLEESGIIDGLPEVVACQTEQVSPLYHLLKGLKYVPPSKINSIADALIGTSPPLLDLMAEGLRDAGGDAEIVSEGQIFEAFVELASKGFFVEPSSAVAYAAYKKRLESGGAPRGERTLIVLTGSGLKSELGPARPRG